From the Candidatus Polarisedimenticolia bacterium genome, the window CAGGCGTCCCGGGTGCAGGCGTTGCCGTCGTTGCAGGTCACCGGCTTGCCGGCGCACTTGCCGTCGGCGTTGCAGGTGTCCTCCGTGGTGCAGGCATCGCCGTCGTCGCAGGTGGCGTTCGGCGTCGGGGTGTAGACGCACGCGCCCTTGTCGCAGGCGTCCCTGGTGCAGGCGTTCTCGTCGTCGCAGATAATCGGCTTGCCGGTGCAGATGCCCTCGTCGTCGCAGGTGTCCTCGGTGGTGCAGGCATCGAAGTCGTCGCAGGTGGTGCCCGCCGGGAGCGGCGTGGAGATGCACTCGCCATCGACGCAGGCGTCCCTGGTGCAGGCGTACTCGTCGTCGCAGATAATCGGCTTGCCGGCGCACTTGCCGTCGGCGTCGCAGGTGTCCTCGGTGGTGCAGGCATCGCCGTCGTCGCAGGTGGTGCCCGCCTCGGCCGGCGTGTTGACGCACGCGCCGTCAACGCACGCGTCCGCGGTGCAGGGGTCGTGATCGTCACAGAGGGCGGCGCCGCCCTCGTCGATTTCGCCGTCGCAGTCGTCGTCGATGCCGTTGCAGATTTCGTCCGCGCACCCGGTCTCGTAGTTGATCAGCACCGACTGGACTTCCGGCGTGATGGCGGGATCGGATGTCGTCAGGAGGGCGCGGTACTGAATGAACTGGGCGTTCGGGCTGGCGATCGAGCCGCCGGCCAGGGACTGCCAATCCGACCAGGTCGCGTCCGGCGAGGAGGTGTCGCCGGATCGGGTTTCGAAGATGATCGACGCGCCGTCGGGCATGCTGGCGGTGGCGACGAGATCGAGCCAGTGCGCCGAGCCGCCGGCATCGAAGACGCGGGACTCGAAGGTGCCCGCCAGCGCGTAGGGCGTCAGGCGGACCCAGTCCAGGATGTTGTTCTTGCCGCCGAAGAACAGATTGCTGAACAGCGGGCGCATGTCCGCCGTCGGTGAATTCGAGTTCGTGACGACGAGCGTGCCGTCGACGAAATAGGAGATGCTCCCGGGTGCCCAGTCGATCCGGTAACGGTGGAATGCATCGAACACCATGCCGGGGACGTTGCCGCCCTGCGCGGTGCCGTCGTTCGTGCTCGTCATCAGATTGAAGACGAAGAGGCCGGTGCGGAACACGCCCCAGGGGGCGGTGGTGAGGTTCGTGCCGAGGCCCAGCGAATCCAGCGAAGCGCCGCCGATGTTCCCGGAGAACTCGAGCGTTCGGCCCGGGCCGTACGAAGCGTCGGTGCCGAGCAGGACGCCGTCCAGGGTGACCTTGCCTCCGGCGAACGTGGCCACGCCGCTCGGGGGGAACCACTGAGTGGAGAACATCCCTGCGGGAAGCGAGTCGCCGGAAAATTCCGTGCCGAACGTCGGGGCGAGGATGATTTCGCCGTCGGCGGTCTCGGAGATGTACGTGCCGGCGTCAGGAGTCCCGGCGCTGAAGTCGGCCGAGGTTGTGTCCGTGAACGAGGCCGGGCTCGACTCCGGACTGACGGCGATGCCGCCGGACTCCGGGGCGGGGCTTGCAGCCACGTCTTGCCTGCCGGCGAGAAGGTCTGGCAGGAATGCCGTGGCGGTGAGCGCCAGGGCCAGGACAACCGTGGAGACGCGACAGCGGTCCTTGACATACCTGAGCATCTGACTACCCTCCCCCGACAGGGCTGATGCCGGGGGCACACCCACCCCCGGACTCCAAGTTATGTTCGAACCCAGTTGACTCGAGATCGATCAAATGATTGCGGAGACCTTTCCTGCAGTCCGACTCGTCTGCCAACCCCGATCCCCTCACACCGTGCAATGGCCGCGGGGCGCAATGTGCCCCCGACTTTCTCGGCTAAGCAGCGACAGACACGCAAACCGACCCCACTCGGCGTCTGCCGTTACCGGTTAGCCCTGTTCGAGATTCTCTCCGAAGAAAAAGAAGAAACCGCTGCGCGCTGTATACGCCTAGCCGCGAAGCGTGTCAACCGGGAAGCGAGAGGAAAGTGTTCCTCCGGCCAGGATGGAAGGGGAAATTTCAGCAGGTGGGCACTGCTCGGTCAGACAATCCAGACGAACTCCAGCGCCAAAAAAAGCAGGAATCCGAGCGCGGCTCCGACGGTGCCGATGAGGACGCTGCGGAGATCGAGGGTCCCGCGCCAGGCTGCACGAAGCACGTAGACCAGGGTCCCCGCCTGCAGCAGGGGCGCGATCAGCGGGACGAAGAAGAGCGCGAGGGAGAGCGCGCCCAGGATGAGCGCGAAGAGTCTGGGAGTCCGGCCCTGGACGTCAGTCATGTTTGGCCATGCTGTACAGTCCGAGGTTCATCAGATTGATGACCATGTTCGCACCGATGTAACGCAGCGGCTCGCCGGGGAGATCGATCGTGGGCCTGGACATCCAGGCGGGAGGGGCCTCTCCGTGAAGCATCCCCGCCAGGAAGGAGCCCGCCTTCGTCCCCATGGCGAGGCCGTGCCCGGTGTAGCCGCCGCAATAGATGATGTTGCCCGTCGTCCCTTCGGTGCCGATAATCGGCTCCTGGTCGGTGGTGCAGCCCATCGGCCCGGTCCAGGTGTGCTCGAATGGAAAAGACGCGAGGGAGGGGAAGCCCTTCGACAGGACTCGGTGGAGCGCCGGGAACAGGAATGCGTCACCCCGGTGATAGAGCCCGTTGTCGTAGAAGTACTTCGCACCGGCGCCCACCAGAACGCGCTGTCCCGGAGCCTTCCGTCCCCACATGTACATCTCCCGCGAAGTCATGACCAGAATGGTGTCCGGAATGGCGCGCAGGACCTCGCGTGGCACGGGCACCGTGACGGCGGCCGCCGTATGGACGGGGAAGATGCGCGACGTGGCGACGCCGAGCTTCGGGGTGTACCCATTGGTCGCGACGAGGAGCCTGGGCGCGCGGACCACGAAGCGGTCGCCACGGATGACGACCGGGGTCCCGTCCTCGATCGTCCGAACGCGGCTCCCTTCGCACACCGTGGCGCCAAGACCGAGCGCGGCGTTCCTGAGCCCCACGGCGTACCGATAGGGATCGAGCTGCGTCACCGGCGCGCGCTCCAGGTCGCATCCGATCCCGAAGCGATCGATCAGGTCGAGCACGTGCGCGACGTTGTCCGCGGTCCCCTCGGGCATGCCCATCTCCGTCCCTTCACCCAGGACGCCGCCGCTGCGCCCGGTCGCCCCGTACCCGACGTACTCCGCCTCGAGGAGGACGACCCTGAGGCCGGGTGAGCGCAGGAGGGCATGGATCGAGGCCGAGAGGCCGGTGACGCCACCGCCGATGATCGCCAGGTCGGCCTGGTGCTCGCCGAGCAGCGGACTCGATGCCGGCTCCCGCCCGCGGGACACCCAGAAGGACCGGTTGGGGGTCCAGCGGTCGTCCTCCAGGTAGAGGTGAGCGCCTCCGAAATAGGCGCCGCCGGCACCGGCGAGCGCGGCGCTTTTCATGAAGGTCCGGCGGGTCAAAACAGGCGTGCGGGGAGGCTCCATGCGGTCACCCGTGGCGACGGGCGACATGATATCGTCATTCGCATGAGGCGCGTTCTCAAGTGGGCCCTCGTGAGCGCGGCCATTCTCGGGGGCCTGTTCATCGCCTGGAAGCTCGCGGTGGGAATCTTCAAGGTCATCCGGCCCGATCCGGTCCCGGTGACCGTGTATCGTGCCTCCCGCGGGGTCGTCGAAGAAACGGTCACCAACAGCAAGGCCGGCACCGTAAAGGCGCGGCGGCGCGCGAAGATCAGCCCCGAGATCGGCGGCCGGGCGGCCTTCATCGGATTCCGTCCCGGCGACCGGGTGCGCAAGGGGGAGATTCTCCTGAAGATCAACGCGCGCGATCTCGAGGCCGCGCTGGCGCTGGCCATGCAGGACCTGGCGACATCCAGGGCCTCGGCGCAGGAGGCCTGCCTGGCGGCCGACCTGGCGCAGCGCGATCTCAAAAGGACGCTCGGGCTGAAGGACGACCGGATCGTCTCGGCCGAGATGCTCGATCGCCTGCAGAGCCAGTCCGACGCCGCGGCGGCCCGCTGCCAGGCGGCGCGCGCCAACGTCGAACGGGCCCAGGCGGCCATCGATCTGGCCCGCGCCAACCTGAACAAGGCGGTCCTGCGCGCCCCGTTCGACGGCGTCATCGCCGACCTGAAGGCGGAGGTGGGGGAGTGGGTCTCCCCCTCGCCCCCCGCCATGATGATTCCGCCGGTGTTCGACATCATCGATCCCACCTCGATCTACGTCAGCGCCCCGCTGGACGAGGTGGACGCGGGCAGGGTTGCGACCGGCCAGCCGGCGCGCATCTCCCTCGACCCCTACCCGAACCGATCCTTCAAGGGGCGCGTCGCGCGGGTGGCCCCCTACGTCCAGGACATCCAGGAGCAGAACCGGACCTTCGAGGTCGACGTGGACTTCGAAGATGCCAACTTTACCCGCACCCTCCTCCCCGGCACCTCCGCCGACATCGAGATCATCTTGAAGGCGGTCGAGAACGTGCTGCGCATGCCAACCTACGCCCTGCTGGAAGGGGACCGGGTCCTGGTCTTCAACGGCGGCCACCTCAAGGCCGTCCCGGTCAAGACCGGCATGCGTAACTGGGAGTTCACGGAGATCCGGGAAGGGCTCCAGGAGAACGACCCGGTCGTCGTGTCGCTCGATCGCGCGGAGGTCAAGGAAGGGGTCCGCGCCGAGATCCGAGACGAAATGAGCAAGCCGAAAGACGGGACGTGATCGAGCTGCGGGGGCTGACGCGCCACTTTCGCGTCGGCGATCAGACGGTGCAGGCCCTGCAGGACGTCAGCCTGGTGATTCCGGACGGAGACTACCTGGCGCTGATGGGCCCCTCCGGATCGGGGAAGTCCACGCTCCTGCACCTGCTCGGTTGCCTCGACCGCCCCAACAGCGGCTCGTACATCCTCGACGGGCGCGAGGTCGGGTCCCTGCCCGAGGGGGAGCTGGCGGAGATTCGCAGCCGCAAGATCGGCTTCGTGTTCCAGTTCTTCCACCTCGTGCCGCGCCTGACCGCCGCCGGCAACGTCGAGCTGCCGATGATCCTGGCCGGGATCCGCCCGGCGGAGCGGCGCGCCCGCGTGGCGAAGGCGCTGGCCGCGGTCGGGCTGACCGATCGCGCCTCCCACCGGCCGGACCAGCTCTCGGGAGGACAGCGGCAGCGTGTGGCGATCGCCCGCGCCACGGTGATGGGGCCGTCCATTCTCCTGGCGGACGAGCCGACGGGGAACCTCGACCGGGCCTCGGGGCGCGAGATCATCGAGCTGATCGAGCGGATGAACCGCGACGGATTGACCGTGGTGGTGGTCACGCACGACCCCGAGGTCGGCGGGCGGGCGCGGCACATTCTCAAGCTGGTGGATGGCCGCATCGCGTCCGACGGGAAGCCGGCATGAACGCCCTCGATCTCCTGCGCTTCGCATCCATGGCGCTGCGGGGCCACCGGCTTCGGACGATCCTGACCCTCCTGGGGATGTCGATCGGCGTCGGAGCGGTCATCCTGCTGACCGCGCTCGGCGAAGGGGCCCGGGCGTACGTCACGAACGAATTCATGGCCCTCGGCAGCAACCTGCTCATCGTGCTCCCGGGGAAGACCGAGACGACCGGCAACGCCCCCATTCTCGGCGGCACGACCCGTCCGCTGACGCTCGAGGACTGCGAGGCGATCCAGAGGCGCAGCCGGCGGGTGCGGCGCCTGGCGCCGCTTTCGGTGGGGTCGGCGCGCGTGGGCTACGGGGAGAAACGCCGCGAGGTGACCGTCCTCGGCTCGACCCCCGAGCTCCTGCCGGTGCGCCGGCTCGAGGTCGGGACCGGACGCTTCCTCCCCGATGTCGAGATCGATCGGGGCGCCCCCGTCGCGGTCATCGGCCGGACGGTGCAGAAGGAGCTGTTCGGCGCCGACAACCCCCTGGGGCGGCCGATCCGAATCGGCGACTGGCGCTTCCGGGTCGTCGGCGTGCTCGCGGAGAAGGGCCAGTCGCTGGGACTGAACATGGACGACGTCGTGATCGTCCCGGTGGCCAGCTCGATGCGCCTGTTCAACCAGGCGTCCCTGTTCCGGATCCTGATCGAGGTCGGGGCGCACTCGGAAATCGATGCGGCGCGGCAGGACGTCCTGAATATCATCAAGGAGCGCCACGAAGGGGAGGAGGACGTCACCATCCTCACGCAGGACTCGGTCCTGGGGGCGTTCAACCGCATCCTCGGCGCCCTGACGCTGGCCCTCGCCGGCATCGCCGCCGTCTCGCTGTCGGTCGCAGGAATCGGCATCATGAACGTCATGCTCGTCTCGGTGTCGGAGCGCACCCCCGAAGTCGGTCTGCTCAAGGCGCTGGGGGCGACGCGGCGCCAGATTCTCCAGGTCTTCCTGGTCGAGGCGGTGCTCCTGTCCGCGGCCGGCGGGCTTCTCGGCCTGCTCGTCGGGTATCTGGGGTCGGCGATCCTGTCGCAGGCCTTCCCGGCGCTCCAGACCAGGCCGCCGACCTGGGCGGTCATCGCGGCCATCGTCGTGTCCCTCGGCGCCGGCGCCCTGTTCGGCGTCCTGCCGGCGCGCCGCGCGGCGCGGCTCGACCCGGTGACCGCGCTGGCGGGGAGGTAGGAGCATGCCCATGCGCGTGATCGATCTGGTCCGGCTCGCCCTGGGCGCCGTCGCCGGCCATCGCCTGCGATCGGCGTTGACCATGCTCGGGATCGCCATCGGCATCGCCTCGGTCATCCTGCTGACCTCGATCGGAGAGGGGATTCGCGTCTACGTCCTCTCCGAGTTCACCCAGTTCGGAACGAACATCATCGCGATCAACCCCGGAAAGTCGGACACCACGGGGGGCAACCCGACCGCCATGGCCGGCACCATCCGCAAGCTGACGATCGAGGACGCCGAGGCGCTCCGGCGCATCCCTCAGGTCGAAGCCTCGATGCCGGTGGCGTTCGGCAACGCGCGCGTGGAGTACGGGGAGCGCGGCCGGAGCGTTCTGGTCTACGGCGTGACCTCGGACGTGCCGCGCGTCTGGAAGTTCGGGGTGCGGCACGGCCGGTTTCTTCCGGAGGGGGATCCCCGGCACGGCTCGCCCCTGGTCGTCCTGGGGATCAAGCTCAAGCGCGAGGTCTTCGGCGAGAGCAACGCCCTGGGGGAGCGCGTGCGCATCGGCGGCCGCCCGTTTCGCGTCATCGGGGTGATGGAACCGAAGGGACAGTTCCTCAACCTCGACCTGGACGACACGGCGTTCATCCCGGTGGCCGAGGCGATGACCCTGTTCAACCGCGACGACCTGATCGAGATCGACGTGGCCTACCGAAGCGCCGCCGCCCGCGACCTGGTGGCGGCCGACGTCCGCCGCATCCTCCAGGATCGGCACCAGGGGGAGGAGGACTTCACCATCACCACGCAGGAGTCGATGCTCGTCACCCTCGACCGCATCATCGGGGTCGTCACCAAGGCGGTCGGGGCGATCGGCGGCATCTCCCTGGTCGTCGGCGCCATCGGCATCCTGACGATGATGTGGATTTCGGTGAACGAGAGCACCGCCGAGATCGGCCTCCTGCGTGCCCTGGGCGCCCGCCGCAGCCAGGTCATGGCGTTCTTCCTGCTGCAGGCGGCGCTCCTCGCCACCACCGGAGGCGCGCTCGGCATCTTCGCGGGCGTCGGCATCGCCCGCGGGCTCAAGGTGGTCTTGCCGCGGCTGCCGGTGAGCACGCCGCTGCACTACGTGCTCGCCGCCCTGCTTCTGTCCTTCGCCGTCGGCCTCCTGAGCGGGGCGCTCCCCGCCCGCCGCGCCGCCGGACTCGACCCGATCGAGGCCTTGCGCGCCGAGTGAGATCCGGCTGCGGGGCCCGCAGCCGGCTCAGCGCTGCGACCTGGGAGATTACGCCCTGCTCCGATTCGTCGGATGGGGGAGTGTGCTCGAACCGGCGAAGGCTGAGTGCTGCGGTAGCCTCGGGGGCAAGGCGGAGGGGCGGCCGCAGGCAGCGTGTTCGCCGGGCCGTGTGAGACCGTGCGCCGGGGACCCGACGCGCGGATTTCAGCGCGGCGGGCGGCGCACGGCGAACCGAGGGGAGGCTCGCCCAGCGAGCCGGACCCGTGCCCGGCGGGCACGCTGCCTGCGGCCGCCCCCTCGGCTGGGCTCCGTGGAGCGCCGCTACCGCGCGTCGTGAAAGATGACGCCCAGGCTGTAGCGGGTCCCGCCGAGCAGGCGGCTGACGCCGTGGCGCATGCGGACCCGATGGTGGCCGCGCGTGCCCTGAACGGGGCGATCGTGGGTGCTGAAGATGATGATCTCCCCCTGCTCGATGGCGATCGCTTCGCCGCGCGACTGGGCCCGGGGGCGCTGCTCGACGAGGAGAAAATCGCCGCCGGTGTAGTCGGAGCCACGGCGGCTGAGCACGCAGGTGAGCTGCAGCGGAAAGGTCACGTCGCCGTACAGGTCCTGATGCAGGCAATTATAGCCGTCGGTCTCGTAGCGCAGCAGGAGGGGTGTCGGCTTCGTCTGGCCGCGCCTGCGGCAGGCCTCCAGCAGGCGGGCGTGCGTTCCGGGGAACCGCAGGCGCACCCGGAGGGCTTTCATCCAGCCGTTGGCGATCGCGGCGAGCGGCGGATAGGCGCGATGTCGCAGCTCCCTGACCAGGGGAGGCGGAGGATCGGCGAAGTACTTGTACTCCCCCTTGCCGAAACGGAAGCGCTCCATGTCGACGCGGCTGCGGAACAGGGTCTCGTCCGCATACAGCGCGATCAGGCCGGCGCACTCCTCGGGCGTCAGGAGCGGCGCGTCCGTCTTGGCCCAGCCCCGATCCCAGAGCGACCGGCCGATCGCGTCCCAGTCGAGCCGCTCGAGACGCGTGGCCAGGGGCGTCATGCCCCGTTCCGATCCGCCGGCCGGCAGACCTTGCAGGAGCGATACCCGACCGATCGGGCGTCCGCGACCGAGGCGAAGATGATGCGGCTGTCGTCCCGCATGCGATGTCCCGCGGAGCAGCCGACCCGGCAGACGATCCGGGTCGTGGCGCAGCCTTCGAGCACCGGGGTGGCTCTCTCGAGGCCAAGCAGACCGCTCTTCGCGGGCAGCCCGAGGGCGTACCCGCCGAGGCTGCCGTCGCTTCGAAGCACCCGGTGGCAGGGGACGATGAACGGCAGGGGATTGTGGCCGAGGGCCGTGCCGACCGCCCGCACCGCGTCGGGGTGCCCGATCCCCCGGGCGATCCAGGAGTAGGAGCGCGTCTCCCCGAATGGAATGGTGTGCGTCAGGTCCAGGACCTTGCGCTGGAACGGCCGCAGGCCGGTGAGATCCACCGGGACCGTGAAAAAAGCGCGTCGTCCCGTGAAGTACTCCAGCAGCTCGTGACGGGCCCGCTCGGCCAGGCGCGCCGCCGTCCGGGACGGAGGGGCGACGCCGCCGCCGCCGGTCCGGATTTGCGTGACGCCGCGCTCCGACGCCTCGACCTCGACGCCGGCGGCGAAGCGCTCGGCGTCCCAGGCGCCATGCAGGCTCTCCAGGACGCGGCGCGTCAGGCTGGCGCCGGTCGCAACGGGACGGAAGTGGTCGGCCAGAAGGTCGTCGATCGGATCGTGGACGGCCTGGGTGTCGTTGGTCATCGGGGGTCTCCCTGAAGTGCCGAGCGCAGGATCGCCTTGCCGCGGGCGAGCTGGCTCTTGACGGTGTTGACCGAAATGCCGCGGACGCGCGCCAGCTCGCGGTAGGAGAGGCCGTCCACGTAACGCAGGGCGAGGAGGAGGCGGGCTTCGCGGGGCACGTCCAGAAGCGCCCGCTGCAGATCGAGGTGCCGTCCCGCGTCGCCGGGACCGGCCGCGCCCCGGAACAAAGAGGCCTGCCCGTCGGCTCCCCCGTCGACCGCGTCGTCCCGGAGTGCGGCGCGGGAGGCGCGGCGCCGCATCTCGTCCACGCAGACGTTCGTGGTGATGCGGTAGAGCCAGGTGGAGACGGCCCATTCCGGCCGGTAGCTCGCGGCCGATCGGAACAGGCGGAGCAGCGCGCGCTGCAGGGCATCCTCGGCGTCGGCCCGGTTGCCCAGGAGCCGCCAGGCCAGGGCCAGGAGACGAGGGCTGTAGCGCTGGACCAGCTCGGCGAACGCCGGCTCGTCCCCTCCGGCCACCCGCTTCATCAGAGATCGGTCCGTGGTGATCATCACCTTCTTATACCCGGCGGCCGGACGAATCGGGTGGAATCCGGCGCGCCCGCGCCGGCGAGGCCCGGCGGCACGTCATGATAGACGCCCGGGCCGCCTTCCGCGCCGTCACGCGAGCGGCTACAATGGCCGCTTCGCGAGGATCGGATGACGAGGAACCCCGCAAGACGGCGATCGGCGGCCCTGGTCGAAGGACTCGGGCGCGCGCCGGCGCGCGCCATGCTCAAGGCGGTCGGCCTGAGCGACGACGACCTGTCGAAGCCGCTGGTGGGCGTGGCGAACACCTGGATCGAGATCATGCCGTGCAACGTCCACCTGCGCGAGATGGCGGGCTGGGTCAAGGAGGGGATCCGGTCCGCGGGCGGAACGCCGATCGAGTTCAACACCATCGCCGTGTCGGACGGCATCAGCATGGGCACGGAAGGGATGAAGGCCTCCCTGATCAGCCGCGAGGTGGTGGCCGACTCGATCGAGCTCGTGGCTCGCGGCCATCTGTTCGACGCCGTGGTGGCGCTGGCAGGCTGCGACAAGACGATTCCCGGAGCGGCGATGGCCCTGGCCCGCCTGGATATCCCCGCGCTGGTCCTGTACGGCGGGTCGATCGCCCCGGGCACCTTCCAGGGACGCGACGTGACCATCCAGGACGTGTTCGAGGCGGTCGGGGCGCAGGCTGCCGGCCGGATGACCGTCGAGGATCTGCATGCGCTCGAGGACCGGGCCTGCCCCGGGGCCGGCGCCTGCGGGGGGCAGTTCACGGCCAACACCATGGCGACCGCCCTCGAGTTCCTGGGTCTGTCGTTCATGGGGAGCGCCGGCGTGCCCGCCGAGGACCCGGCCAGGCAGGAGGTGGCGCGCGCCGCGGGACGGCTGGTGATGGAGGCGCTGCACGCCGATCGCCGGCCGGGACGGCTCCTGACCCGCGGCGCCTTCGCGAATGCGATCACCTCGATCGCCGCGACCGGCGGATCGACCAACGGGGTCCTGCACCTGCTGGCGCTGGCCCGGGAGAGCGGCGTGCCGCTCGAGATCGGGGACTTCGATCGCCTCAGTCGGAAAACGCCGATCCTCGCCGACCTCAAGCCGGGCGGCCGCTTCGTCGCCACCGACATGCAGCGGGCCGGCGGGACGCGCCTCCTGGCGCTGCGTCTCGCGGAGGCCGGTCTCCTGAACGGCGACGAGATGACGATTTCGGGCCGCACGATAGGGGACGAGGCGCGGGAGGCGCGCGAGACTCCCGGTCAAAAAGTAATCCGCCCCCTGTCCGACCCGGTCCAGACGACGGGCGGGCTGGCGATCCTGACGGGCAGCCTGGCGCCCGAGGGGTGCGTGGTGAAGACGGCGGGGCACACCCGCACGCGTCACCGCGGTCCGGCGCGCGTCTTCGATCGCGAGGAGGACGCCTTCGCCGCGGTGCAGGCGCGGCGCATCGCGCCCGGTGACGTCGTCGTGATCCGCTATGAGGGGCCGAGCGGCGGCCCCGGGATGCGCGAGATGCTCGCGGTCACCGCCGCCCTCGTCGGGCAGGGCCTCGGCGAGCAGGTCGCGCTCCTCACGGACGGCCGTTTCTCGGGCGCGACGCACGGGTTGATGGCCGGGCATGTCGCCCCGGAAGCGGCGCGCGGGGGTCCGATCGCGGCGGTGCGCGAGGGGGACATGATCCGCTTCGACGTCGAGGCGCGCCGCCTGGACGTGGAGATCACGGACGAGGAGATCCGGTCCCGCCTGGAGTCCTGGAGAGCGCCGGCCCCACGCTACCCGCGCGGCGTCTTCGCCAAGTACGCCCGCCTGGTCTCGTCCGCCAGCGAGGGCGCCGTCACCGGCTAGGAGGTGTGTCCGAGCATTCGGCCGGCTCCTGGCCCGGGGGCCGGCGCGCCCCGTTGCGCTATGATGGATCGGGTGTCTCGAATGTCTCTGATCCAGCCGGCCCGACTGAAGCCCGGAATGACGATCGAAGCGGCCGCAGCGCGCGCGGCGCCGCCGACCGGCGGATCCGCCGCCGGGCCGCGGACCGTCCGCGGCCGGGCGCTCATCTTCTGGGATCCGAAGCGTCCGGGCAGGAAGCTCGACGCCATCGACACCGACCAGATCACCCCCTCGTCCGATTGCGTCTCGGAGAGCCTGGACACGCTCGACGAGCGATGGAAGGCGGGGGCGTTCCGCTACCTCATGCCCGATTTCCGCGGGCGGGTCCGCGAGGGGGCGAACGTCGTGATCGCGGGGGACCGGTTCGCCATCGGGTCGTCGCGCGAGATGTCGCCGGCGGGGCTCAAGGGGATCGCGGAGGAGGCGGGCCTCGATCTCGTGATCCTGTGCGGCGTCAACATGGGAGACATCTTCCGGAAGAACGCCATCAACCTGGGCCTGCACGTGGCCCAGTCCCCGGAGGCCGTGGAGGAGGCGCGCGACGGCGACGAGTTCGCCTTCGACGTGGAGACGCGCCGGATCACCAACGTCACGCGCGGCACAAGCTACGAGCCGGTCCCGCTGACCGCCAAGGAGGAGGAGATCCGGAGGACCGGCGGCATCATCGAGGTCGGCCGGCGCGAGTTCCTGGACTCGATCCGGCGCGCTCCGCGCCTGGAGTTTCCCGACGAGAGGCAGGCGCGGACCATGACCATCGCCGAGCAGATCGCCTGGGCCCATCGCGTCGACCGGGACGCCACGGTCCGGCCCGGGGCGACGCTGCGCCTGTACGCCGACCTGCTCCCGGCCTCGGACGGGACCGCCCCCTTCGCCATCCACACCTTCAACCGGATCTCGGGTGGACACGTCATCGACCCGCGCCAGGCGGCGATCGCCAGCGATCATTTCGTGTTCACCGGCAAGCCCGAGGACGACAGGCAGACGTCGATCTCGATGGAATTCGCCCGCCTCCACGGCATCGG encodes:
- the ilvD gene encoding dihydroxy-acid dehydratase; amino-acid sequence: MTRNPARRRSAALVEGLGRAPARAMLKAVGLSDDDLSKPLVGVANTWIEIMPCNVHLREMAGWVKEGIRSAGGTPIEFNTIAVSDGISMGTEGMKASLISREVVADSIELVARGHLFDAVVALAGCDKTIPGAAMALARLDIPALVLYGGSIAPGTFQGRDVTIQDVFEAVGAQAAGRMTVEDLHALEDRACPGAGACGGQFTANTMATALEFLGLSFMGSAGVPAEDPARQEVARAAGRLVMEALHADRRPGRLLTRGAFANAITSIAATGGSTNGVLHLLALARESGVPLEIGDFDRLSRKTPILADLKPGGRFVATDMQRAGGTRLLALRLAEAGLLNGDEMTISGRTIGDEAREARETPGQKVIRPLSDPVQTTGGLAILTGSLAPEGCVVKTAGHTRTRHRGPARVFDREEDAFAAVQARRIAPGDVVVIRYEGPSGGPGMREMLAVTAALVGQGLGEQVALLTDGRFSGATHGLMAGHVAPEAARGGPIAAVREGDMIRFDVEARRLDVEITDEEIRSRLESWRAPAPRYPRGVFAKYARLVSSASEGAVTG
- a CDS encoding methylated-DNA--[protein]-cysteine S-methyltransferase; amino-acid sequence: MTNDTQAVHDPIDDLLADHFRPVATGASLTRRVLESLHGAWDAERFAAGVEVEASERGVTQIRTGGGGVAPPSRTAARLAERARHELLEYFTGRRAFFTVPVDLTGLRPFQRKVLDLTHTIPFGETRSYSWIARGIGHPDAVRAVGTALGHNPLPFIVPCHRVLRSDGSLGGYALGLPAKSGLLGLERATPVLEGCATTRIVCRVGCSAGHRMRDDSRIIFASVADARSVGYRSCKVCRPADRNGA
- a CDS encoding sigma-70 family RNA polymerase sigma factor, coding for MITTDRSLMKRVAGGDEPAFAELVQRYSPRLLALAWRLLGNRADAEDALQRALLRLFRSAASYRPEWAVSTWLYRITTNVCVDEMRRRASRAALRDDAVDGGADGQASLFRGAAGPGDAGRHLDLQRALLDVPREARLLLALRYVDGLSYRELARVRGISVNTVKSQLARGKAILRSALQGDPR